A genomic region of Elaeis guineensis isolate ETL-2024a chromosome 9, EG11, whole genome shotgun sequence contains the following coding sequences:
- the LOC105033855 gene encoding uncharacterized protein isoform X2, which translates to MAGSTRAESASSSLDGSTFAATYSSGQRGTYSGSNLDRSGSFRESLDNRIMVSGPGTSRSAAPSTEVPPVSQYLTLEPISMSEQKYTRSGELRRVLGISVEEHSFGAVQSKPLPPIASEELKRFKASVLESSNRARDRARFLQDSVVKLDKYRNILSRKRQRSEPSSEKSGTTNLLKLGGQVHQNPAEVASQRSEDRTKNVVPNKRVRSSMAEVRSEGRSAVLVRQGTATDKDKNMIRACNGGPMTSEDKIRGLPPGCDVWEKKMKRRRSVGTMVNRVAEGDRDSKQAIQQRPNNEPRPRSCDNLGYRSGSSSGIVGSNKIDGNSQLSGASSRVIPKNDLDNGSLSNDRRERSAGLDKERIIAKGINKLNAREDAQPGSQSPLTKGKASRAPRTGSAVVINASSNFPRTSGEGWEQAPSLNKVQPLAGATNRKRPMPTGSSSPPVTQWGGQRPQKISRTRRANVVSPVSNFDEAQILPEGFSAPDVGARLITMESSGLLFPRGIHNSTLQSKLKPDNVPSPAGLSESEESGATETKLKEKGTESGELEDGPLSTVHKATFVLPTKKNKVFLKEAIGDGVRRQGRSGRGSMQSKACLTLMKEKSENIDTMKPLKSGRPGSDKNERVGRPPSKKVSDRKASTRPAQIINSGSSDLTGESDDDREELLSAANAARNSSYNGCSSSFWKKMELIFAFVTSEDITYVKNEVNFVEELDESLSNMHDIDCNIMGELACQTVLSPHSSFSIEQSQANVDGQNKSVGTLCSVDEPQHANTAYGKVEREKWLEKMVPLSQRVLSAFIAEEGTEKFNCDNEQGDMVFQFSSDFFPYGTNSNVENEHETDFMKSEFEMDLDFKNQKNHSGDNIPCNGFVMSSSIRSSNIRNFTSGDEVLAENNVMVHSDNGSLSEFGQTNSNQLQAMGTSFSGISPYECQFEHMSLDDRILMELHSIGLYPESVPDLAEGEDCEIDKTILELKIGLYQQVRKKKNQLHKLEKAIQDAKDTEERSLEQLAMHKLVEMAYKRLMGGRGSHGSSHKSGVSKVSKQLALAFAKRTLARCQKFEQTGRSCFSEPAFCDVIFAAPHNSIDAKYADGITSGTATPINGESRSYQLGSRVSASGTLASGATSSITERHGSSHKIDRGPLDSYQGLAYVSEQTVVKNDPISGRGKKREVLLDDVVTSAASRAASTLSHTLPGGPKWKRTERERDQNKDAPARNPTAKAGRPSLSSGRGERKTKTKPKQKIAQLSTSGNGLGKVTETTSLMLPSGETVNSAGTRVDQEVELRSVSNGAQNSSKEMDDNIFTNLPLHGIDSIDELDVAEGLGGQGQDIGSWLNVDEDALQDHDLVGLEIPMDDLSELKLNF; encoded by the exons ATGGCGGGAAGCACAAGAGCAGAGTCGGCTTCAAGCAGTTTGGATGGATCGACCTTTGCTGCCACATATTCAAGTGGGCAGCGGGGAACGTACTCCGGCTCCAACTTGGATAGGTCTGGAAGCTTTCGTGAGAGCCTAGATAATCGCATCATGGTTTCAGGGCCAGGTACATCCAGAAGCGCAGCTCCATCAACGGAAGTTCCACCAGTGTCCCAGTATCTAACACTGGAGCCTATTTCTATGAGTGAGCAGAAGTATACTCGCTCAGGAGAGTTAAGAAGGGTTCTTGGTATTTCTGTTGAGGAGCATTCGTTTGGTGCTGTACAATCTAAACCGCTCCCCCCTATAGCATCGGAGGAGCTAAAACGTTTCAAAGCAAGCGTGCTAGAGTCATCAAACAGGGCCAG GGATAGGGCAAGATTCTTGCAAGATTCGGTTGTGAAATTGGATAAGTATCGCAACATTCTCTCAAGGAAACGACAAAGAAGTGAACCATCAAGTGAGAAGTCAGGTACCACAAATTTGTTAAAGTTGGGAGGTCAAGTTCATCAGAACCCTGCAGAAGTTGCAAGTCAAAGATCGGAGGACAGGACAAAAAATGTTGTTCCAAATAAGCGCGTTCGCTCATCTATGGCGGAAGTACGG TCGGAAGGCCGCAGTGCTGTTCTTGTGAGGCAAGGTACAGCAACAGACAAGGATAAGAATATGATCAGGGCTTGCAATGGTGGACCCATGACCTCTGAAGACAAGATTCGTGGGCTCCCTCCTGGCTGCGATGTTTGGGAGAAAAAAATGAAACGAAGACGGTCTGTTGGTACAATGGTTAACAGAGTTGCAGAGGGTGATCGAGACTCCAAACAAGCAATTCAACAGAGGCCCAACAATGAACCCCGTCCACGATCATGTGATAACCTTGGATACCG GTCTGGATCATCCAGTGGAATTGTAGGAAGCAACAAGATTGATGGCAATTCCCAATTAAGTGGTGCTAGTTCTCGTGTCATACCGAAGAATGACTTGGATAATGGCTCTCTTTCAAATGATAGAAGAGAGCGCTCTGCTGGACTAGATAAAGAGCGGATTATAGCTAAAGGAATCAATAA GTTAAATGCTCGTGAGGATGCTCAACCAGGAAGCCAAAGTCCTTTGACGAAAGGAAAAGCATCTAGAGCTCCAAGGACAGGTTCAGCTGTTGTCATAAATGCTTCTTCAAATTTTCCTCGCACATCTGGTGAGGGATGGGAGCAAGCCCCTTCCCTAAACAAAGTCCAGCCTTTAGCTGGGGCGACCAATCGTAAGCGTCCCATGCCGACAGGATCATCATCACCCCCTGTAACTCAATGGGGAGGTCAACGGCCACAAAAAATCTCCCGGACGAGAAGGGCAAATGTAGTTTCTCCAGTCTCAAATTTTGATGAAGCTCAGATTTTGCCTGAAGGATTTTCAGCTCCCGATGTTGGGGCAAGATTAATAACTATGGAGTCCAGTGGGCTTTTATTTCCCAGGGGCATACATAATAGCACTCTGCAGTCAAAGTTGAAACCTGATAATGTGCCATCTCCAGCTGGATTATCAGAAAGTGAGGAATCAGGTGCTACTGAAACCAAGCTTAAAGAAAAAGGAACTGAGAGTGGCGAGTTGGAGGATGGGCCCCTGAGTACGGTCCATAAAGCAACTTTTGTTTTGCCTACAAAGAAGAATAAGGTTTTTCTAAAAGAAGCAATTGGAGATGGAGTTCGGAGGCAAGGCAGGAGTGGAAGAGGTTCAATGCAGTCAAAAGCATGCTTAACCTTAatgaaagaaaaatcagaaaatatcGACACAATGAAGCCTCTCAAAAGTGGGAGGCCTGGTTCTGATAAGAATGAAAG GGTAGGTCGCCCTCCTTCCAAAAAGGTATCTGATCGCAAGGCTTCTACTCGTCCTGCACAAATTATAAATAGCGGTTCCTCAGACTTGACAG GTGAATCAGATGATGATCGTGAAGAGCTGTTATCAGCTGCAAATGCTGCTCGCAATTCTAGCT ATAACGGTTGTTCTAGTTCTTTCTGGAAGAAAATGGAACTAATTTTTGCTTTTGTTACTTCAGAAGATATAACCTATGTGAAGAATGAG GTAAATTTTGTGGAGGAGCTTGATGAAAGCTTGTCTAATATGCATGATATTGACTGTAACATAATG GGTGAGCTTGCATGCCAAACAGTGCTATCACCtcactcttctttttctattgaaCAAAGTCAGGCAAATGTTGATGGACAGAACAAATCTGTTGGGACTCTGTGTTCAGTTGATGAGCCACAGCATGCCAACACAGCATATGGAAAAGTAGAAAGAGAGAAGTGGCTCGAGAAAATGGTTCCACTATCACAGAGGGTTCTGTCAGCCTTCATTGCAGAAGAAGGAACTGAGAAGTTTAACTGCGATAATGAACAAGGAGATATGGTTTTTCAGTTTTCAAGCGATTTTTTTCCTTATGGAACTAATAGCAATGTTGAAAATGAACATGAGACAGATTTTATGAAATCTGAGTTTGAAATGGACCTTGATTTCAAGAATCAGAAAAACCACTCAGGAGATAACATTCCTTGCAATGGATTTGTGATGTCGAGCAGTATTAGGAGTTCAAATATTCGgaatttcacatctggtgatgaggTACTAGCAGAAAACAATGTCATGGTACATTCAGATAATGGGTCTCTTTCAGAGTTCGGGCAAACTAATTCGAATCAGCTACAAGCCATGGGTACAAGTTTTTCTGGTATTTCCCCATATGAGTGCCAGTTTGAGCATATGTCTTTGGATGATAGGATCTTGATGGAGCTGCACAGTATAGGCCTATATCCAGAGTCAGTG CCTGATCTGGCAGAGGGCGAGGACTGTGAGATCGATAAAACTATTTTGGAGCTTAAGATAGGGCTTTACCAGCAG gtgaggaaaaagaaaaatcagtTGCATAAATTAGAAAAAGCTATTCAAGATGCAAAAGATACTGAGGAAAG GAGTCTTGAGCAGCTTGCAATGCACAAACTTGTTGAGATGGCATACAAAAGGCTAATG GGTGGTCGTGGAAGTCATGGTTCAAGTCATAAGAGTGGTGTCAGCAAGGTCTCGAAACAACTCGCCTTGGCCTTTGCTAAGCGTACTCTTGCCAGATGTCAGAAATTTGAGCAAACAGGTCGAAGCTGCTTTAGTGAACCTGCTTTCTGTGATGTAATCTTTGCTGCACCACATAACAGCATTGATGCAAAATATGCTGATGGTATTACATCTGGAACTGCTACTCCTATAAATGGGGAATCACGTAGCTATCAGCTTGGATCTCGTGTATCAG CTTCTGGTACCTTGGCTTCAGGTGCAACATCAAGTATCACTGAGAGGCATGGGTCTAGTCATAAGATTGACAGAGGTCCATTGGATTCATATCAAGGCCTTGCTTATGTGTCCGAGCAAACTGTTGTTAAAAATGATCCAATTTCGGGCagagggaagaagagagaggTGCTACTTGATGATGTTGTTACAAGTGCTGCTTCAAGAGCTGCATCAACTCTCAGCCACACTCTTCCAGGTGGTCCAAAATGGAAAAggaccgagagggagagggatCAGAATAAAGATGCACCGGCAAGGAACCCTACTGCTAAAGCTGGCCGTCCGTCATTAAGCAGTGGCAGGGGTGAGCGTAAAACAAAGACAAAGCCGAAACAGAAGATAGCACAGTTATCAACTTCAGGAAATGGTCTTGGCAAAGTTACAGAGACAACCAGCTTAATGTTGCCTTCAGGTGAAACCGTGAACAGTGCAGGCACCAGAGTCGATCAAGAGGTTGAATTGCGGAGTGTAAGTAATGGGGCTCAGAATTCATCCAAGGAGATGGATGATAATATATTCACGAACTTACCATTACATGGAATAGACTCTATTGATGAATTAGATGTAGCTGAAGGCCTGGGTGGGCAAGGCCAGGATATTGGTTCTTGGTTGAATGTTGATGAAGATGCATTACAAGACCATGATTTAGTGGGCCTAGAAATTCCAATGGATGACCTTTCAGAGTTGAAATTAAACTTTTGA